One Chitinophagales bacterium genomic window carries:
- a CDS encoding UDP-N-acetylglucosamine 2-epimerase (non-hydrolyzing): MAKKILTCVGTRPNFIKTVNLRELLEQRGFEYKLLHTGQHFDHNMSGIFFKELNLGEPDFHLNVKGSSNNEVVGKIILAMEPVIESYRPDLIMVPGDVNSTFACAFAASACRVPVAHIESGLRSFDRSMPEEINRILVDDLSDLLFVTEESGVQNLHREGKSAEKIKFVGNTMIDALVRFLPFIEQSDIRTRYNLSDYYLVTFHRPSNVDTENALEEIIRLLEEVSRTKQVVFPVHPRTRKRLAEHKVASLLDKPNIILTDPVGYLDFIHLLKYAAAVLTDSGGIQEESTYLGIPCLTIRPNTERPVTITVGTNTLVPFDRKRILSLLDDIAQGRYKTGRVPPLWDGKASERIAEEVRRFFA; encoded by the coding sequence ATGGCAAAAAAGATATTAACCTGTGTGGGCACACGCCCGAATTTTATCAAAACCGTCAATCTCAGGGAATTACTGGAGCAGCGTGGTTTTGAATATAAGCTGTTGCATACAGGTCAGCATTTTGATCATAATATGAGCGGAATTTTTTTTAAAGAACTTAACCTTGGCGAGCCGGATTTTCACCTCAATGTAAAAGGGAGCTCCAATAATGAAGTAGTAGGTAAAATTATTTTGGCTATGGAGCCTGTTATTGAAAGCTACAGACCGGATTTGATTATGGTGCCCGGTGATGTGAATTCCACGTTTGCCTGCGCATTTGCAGCTTCTGCATGTCGGGTTCCGGTGGCGCATATAGAAAGTGGCCTCAGGAGCTTTGATCGTTCCATGCCTGAAGAGATAAACCGCATCCTGGTGGATGACCTCAGTGATTTGCTTTTTGTTACCGAAGAAAGCGGTGTGCAAAATCTGCACAGGGAAGGTAAATCTGCGGAAAAGATAAAATTTGTAGGCAATACCATGATTGATGCCCTGGTGAGGTTTTTACCATTTATTGAGCAATCAGACATTCGCACCAGGTATAATCTTTCTGATTATTATCTGGTAACATTCCACCGTCCCTCCAATGTGGATACGGAAAACGCTCTGGAGGAAATAATCCGCTTGCTGGAAGAAGTTTCCCGTACAAAACAGGTAGTTTTCCCGGTGCATCCGCGAACCAGAAAACGCCTGGCAGAACATAAGGTTGCATCCTTGCTTGATAAGCCGAACATCATTCTGACTGATCCTGTCGGGTATCTGGATTTTATTCATTTACTGAAATATGCCGCTGCCGTGCTTACCGATTCGGGAGGCATACAGGAAGAATCCACTTACCTGGGAATTCCCTGCCTTACCATACGCCCTAATACGGAACGCCCCGTTACCATTACTGTTGGGACAAACACGCTGGTGCCCTTTGATAGAAAAAGAATTTTGTCCCTGCTGGATGACATCGCACAGGGTCGCTATAAAACAGGCCGGGTGCCTCCTCTGTGGGATGGAAAGGCCTCCGAACGCATAGCCGAAGAAGTAAGACGTTTTTTTGCCTGA
- a CDS encoding cell envelope biogenesis protein OmpA produces the protein MKTLILTTALLLGILPLCAQTSEDSDTAIALPNTNTQSPKFKVKKQSKAAGKLLRKGNIYAASDLFEKVMQHDPENAEVAYKLAESYRIARDYKKAEQWYKRVSEMDPVSYPDAAFWMALMMKMNGKYSEARRAFDDFARTYKGPATYLKKWAQTESRGCELALQLMEQPLPLNIYHLDRRVNSPYTDIAPLLWDDTTLLFASLPSDTVIVLSGNEVDHFIKLYKATRLGRHAFDTARVFELFNRSGYHVANGCLSPDRQRFYFTQCSENEKNGKIICAIYMSQRENGSWSEPTPVSAEINLPGYTSTHPWVAPARKGFETLYFASDRPEGKGGLDLWVSSFNISRKTFSTPKNLGAKINTDRDEATPYFDAVSGTLFFSSNGHVGMGGYDVFKTEGSGSRYSDPVNIGYPLNSSTDEMYFRMYDDGRSGFFVSNRPGIISIRSETCCDDIFSFEYIQTIHVAVMGYVYDEDDTTHTPIENARVALSLESPEGILQNIHLGDDTIVNGQRYYFSLNVDKNYRVSGSAEGYLTNSVPFHTHGIVESDTLYVDIYLKKKVLDKAYRLKNIYYDFDKWDLREASKLTLDTLYNIMIENPTIIVEIGSHTDTRATDQYNLSLSQKRAESCVNYLISKGIPKTRLQAKGYGETRLLDDCRKYPECPQDNSGDCPCHQNNRRTEFKIIGELDAELIYEDERYEEKISRENTPAPADKKKERN, from the coding sequence GTGAAAACTCTTATACTTACAACTGCTTTATTGTTAGGTATCCTGCCGCTTTGTGCCCAGACCAGTGAAGACTCAGATACAGCCATTGCCCTGCCAAACACGAATACACAATCTCCGAAGTTTAAAGTAAAAAAACAAAGTAAGGCGGCTGGTAAATTGTTGCGTAAAGGCAACATTTATGCAGCCAGCGACCTGTTTGAAAAAGTCATGCAGCATGATCCTGAAAATGCTGAGGTTGCTTATAAGCTGGCTGAATCTTACCGTATTGCACGCGACTATAAAAAAGCGGAACAATGGTACAAACGGGTATCCGAAATGGATCCGGTGTCCTATCCGGATGCAGCTTTCTGGATGGCGCTGATGATGAAGATGAACGGTAAATATTCTGAAGCACGCAGGGCTTTTGACGATTTTGCCCGTACTTATAAGGGTCCGGCCACGTATCTGAAAAAATGGGCGCAGACCGAATCCAGAGGATGCGAACTGGCTCTGCAACTCATGGAACAACCACTGCCGCTTAATATTTATCATCTGGATAGAAGAGTGAACTCCCCCTATACGGATATAGCTCCTCTGCTATGGGATGACACCACGTTGCTGTTTGCTTCTCTGCCTTCGGATACAGTAATTGTTTTAAGTGGTAATGAGGTAGATCATTTCATTAAGCTATATAAGGCTACCCGTTTGGGACGCCATGCATTTGATACGGCACGTGTTTTTGAGCTGTTTAATCGCAGCGGCTACCATGTGGCTAATGGCTGCCTTTCACCGGATCGCCAGCGGTTCTATTTTACCCAGTGCTCCGAAAATGAAAAAAACGGGAAAATAATCTGCGCCATTTATATGAGTCAGCGGGAAAATGGCTCATGGAGCGAACCTACTCCGGTAAGTGCAGAAATTAACTTACCCGGATATACCAGCACGCATCCGTGGGTAGCTCCGGCAAGAAAGGGTTTTGAAACCTTATACTTTGCCTCCGACCGTCCTGAAGGTAAAGGAGGATTAGACCTCTGGGTATCTTCATTTAACATCAGCAGAAAAACATTCAGCACTCCGAAAAACCTGGGTGCCAAAATCAATACCGACCGGGATGAAGCCACACCTTATTTTGATGCCGTATCCGGCACTCTTTTTTTTAGTTCCAATGGCCACGTGGGCATGGGGGGCTATGACGTTTTCAAAACCGAAGGAAGTGGATCACGTTATAGCGATCCGGTCAATATTGGTTATCCCCTCAATTCCAGTACCGATGAAATGTATTTCAGAATGTATGATGACGGGCGTAGCGGATTTTTTGTGTCCAATCGTCCGGGAATTATTTCTATTCGCAGTGAAACCTGCTGCGATGATATCTTTTCCTTTGAATATATCCAGACTATTCATGTTGCCGTGATGGGGTATGTATATGATGAAGATGATACTACACATACACCCATAGAAAATGCCCGTGTAGCCCTTTCTTTGGAAAGTCCGGAAGGTATTCTTCAAAACATTCATCTCGGTGATGATACCATCGTGAATGGGCAGCGCTACTATTTCTCACTGAATGTGGATAAAAACTATCGGGTAAGCGGCTCGGCAGAAGGCTACCTCACCAATTCAGTGCCCTTTCATACCCATGGCATTGTGGAGTCAGATACCTTGTATGTTGACATTTATCTGAAAAAGAAAGTTTTAGACAAAGCCTATCGCCTCAAAAACATCTATTACGACTTTGACAAATGGGATTTACGCGAAGCCTCCAAACTTACACTGGACACACTCTACAACATCATGATTGAAAATCCAACCATAATTGTAGAAATAGGATCACATACGGACACGCGAGCCACTGATCAGTATAATCTGAGCCTCTCTCAAAAAAGGGCTGAAAGCTGCGTAAACTACCTGATTTCAAAAGGCATTCCCAAGACCCGCCTGCAGGCGAAGGGCTATGGAGAGACACGTCTGTTAGATGATTGCCGTAAATATCCCGAGTGTCCTCAGGATAATTCGGGCGACTGCCCATGCCATCAAAACAACCGTAGAACCGAATTTAAAATTATCGGTGAGCTGGATGCAGAGCTTATCTATGAAGACGAGCGTTATGAAGAAAAAATATCCCGTGAGAATACACCTGCTCCCGCAGATAAAAAGAAAGAAAGAAATTAA
- a CDS encoding asparagine synthetase B has protein sequence MCGIAGVFSSNPLTAYHRSVIERMNNIQQHRGPDDEGIQVNEKCILGHRRLSIIDLSRDGHQPFISADGRYQMVYNGEIYNYIELREELKKLDRVFLTQTDTEVLLTCYIQYGSACLDKLNGMFAFAIYDTQQHTLFLARDRFGKKPLYYTEVEGCFYFASEIKALRIVQHSRSVNLQSLFDFLCFNRTDVFDETFLNEIRKIPKGHYGFLTAGRKLEVRQWWNPEKFIQHTTSDTPADIYRKIEELICSAVALRMRSDVPVGSCLSGGLDSSVIAGILYQKHLANENYKTFTVSFPGHAIDETHFIDLLQQRYGFKNFRTCPTADSAFDEFERFTFMMDEPCTSPTFYSQYKVMELARQNGVTVLLDGQGGDESFAGYQYFHAFFQTYLLRKGKVFSFLNEVLHAALRRQEKESFQTLLFQNIPDFLRKMLLYATLKNHVQKDFFYTYIDSSRIFRYFFNATDLNTSLVRHFQYKLEHLLRTEDRNSMAFSIEARLPYLDYRFVEYALSVPQELKITKGENKILQKRSLGKYTIPEILNRKDKIGFGTPGELWMQTEKWQKRTAENYDYLLEKFPGVFRRGAVLKNNLFERWKVNQLAVWHRQVWMNPS, from the coding sequence ATGTGTGGCATTGCAGGAGTTTTTTCTTCTAATCCGCTGACGGCCTACCATCGCAGTGTGATAGAGCGTATGAACAACATTCAGCAACATCGCGGCCCCGATGATGAAGGCATACAGGTAAATGAAAAATGTATTCTCGGACACCGCAGGTTGTCTATCATTGACCTTTCGCGAGACGGGCACCAGCCTTTTATTTCAGCAGACGGACGCTATCAAATGGTTTACAACGGAGAGATATATAATTACATAGAGCTCCGCGAGGAACTGAAAAAACTTGACCGTGTTTTTCTTACCCAAACCGACACTGAGGTACTGCTCACTTGTTATATCCAATACGGCAGCGCATGCCTGGACAAACTTAACGGCATGTTTGCCTTCGCCATTTATGATACACAGCAGCACACCCTGTTTTTAGCACGCGACCGATTTGGAAAAAAGCCACTCTACTACACCGAAGTTGAAGGCTGCTTCTATTTCGCTTCTGAAATAAAGGCCCTTCGCATTGTTCAACACTCCCGCTCAGTAAACCTTCAAAGTCTGTTTGACTTTCTTTGCTTCAACCGCACGGATGTGTTTGACGAAACCTTTCTGAATGAAATCCGGAAAATACCCAAAGGCCATTATGGATTTCTCACTGCCGGACGCAAATTGGAAGTCAGGCAATGGTGGAATCCTGAGAAATTTATTCAGCACACCACTTCCGACACCCCGGCAGACATCTACCGCAAAATTGAAGAGCTCATCTGCTCAGCCGTAGCGCTGCGTATGCGCAGTGATGTGCCTGTTGGCTCCTGCCTGAGTGGCGGACTGGACTCCTCGGTTATTGCCGGCATTCTCTACCAGAAACATCTTGCCAATGAAAACTATAAAACCTTCACCGTTTCATTTCCGGGCCATGCCATAGACGAAACACATTTCATTGACCTGCTGCAGCAGCGTTACGGATTCAAAAATTTCAGAACCTGCCCCACTGCTGATAGCGCCTTTGATGAGTTTGAGCGCTTCACATTCATGATGGACGAACCCTGCACCAGTCCTACTTTTTACTCACAATATAAAGTTATGGAACTGGCGCGGCAGAATGGTGTAACCGTTTTGCTGGATGGTCAGGGCGGAGATGAAAGCTTTGCCGGCTATCAGTATTTTCATGCTTTTTTCCAAACCTATCTGTTGCGTAAGGGTAAAGTGTTTTCTTTTCTCAATGAAGTCCTGCACGCTGCTTTGCGCAGGCAGGAAAAAGAGTCGTTTCAAACACTACTTTTCCAGAATATTCCTGACTTTTTACGGAAGATGCTGTTATACGCCACTTTGAAAAACCATGTGCAAAAGGATTTCTTCTATACCTACATTGACAGCAGTCGCATATTCCGTTATTTTTTCAATGCTACTGATCTGAATACCAGTCTCGTACGGCATTTTCAGTATAAACTGGAACACCTCCTCCGCACAGAAGATCGCAACTCAATGGCCTTTTCCATTGAAGCACGATTGCCCTATCTGGATTATCGTTTCGTAGAGTACGCTCTTAGCGTACCTCAGGAACTTAAGATCACAAAAGGTGAGAACAAAATTTTGCAGAAGCGTTCTCTGGGGAAATATACCATTCCGGAGATTCTGAACAGAAAGGATAAAATCGGTTTCGGCACCCCGGGAGAGCTGTGGATGCAGACAGAAAAATGGCAAAAGCGCACTGCAGAAAATTATGATTACCTACTTGAAAAATTTCCCGGAGTATTCAGGCGGGGGGCTGTGTTGAAGAATAACCTCTTTGAACGCTGGAAAGTCAACCAGCTGGCTGTCTGGCACCGTCAGGTTTGGATGAATCCTTCATGA
- a CDS encoding uroporphyrinogen III methyltransferase, giving the protein MGKLKTKAGASKKISRPAVTRKKTTKKPTGKIKTILISQPKPESERNPYSDLMKKYEVQIDFHPFIVVEGISAKEFRKFRINPTEYTAVVFNSKNAVDHFFRICEEMRMRMSQDTKYFCISEAVALYLQKYILYRKRKVFFANGKESELIEIMRKFQDSERFLLPCSDVHKEGLYEMMKDAGFEFDKAIIYRTVSNDLSELKKNFHYDLIVFFSPLGVKSLFDNFPKFKQGTTRIAAFGKSTAKAVMDMGLRLDLEAPTPEYPSMVSALDYYLSVTNKKA; this is encoded by the coding sequence ATGGGTAAATTGAAAACCAAGGCGGGGGCAAGCAAAAAAATATCCCGGCCTGCAGTAACCAGGAAAAAAACTACCAAAAAGCCAACCGGCAAAATCAAAACAATTCTCATCTCTCAGCCCAAACCGGAGAGCGAAAGAAATCCATACAGCGATCTGATGAAGAAGTATGAGGTACAGATTGACTTCCATCCCTTCATTGTAGTGGAAGGCATTTCGGCAAAAGAATTTCGCAAGTTCAGAATAAACCCAACAGAATATACAGCCGTTGTTTTCAACAGTAAAAATGCTGTGGATCATTTTTTCCGGATTTGCGAGGAGATGCGCATGCGCATGTCTCAGGACACAAAGTATTTCTGTATATCGGAAGCAGTGGCCTTGTATCTGCAGAAATACATCCTCTACCGGAAGCGTAAAGTATTTTTTGCAAACGGGAAGGAGAGTGAGCTGATTGAGATCATGCGTAAGTTTCAGGACTCCGAGCGCTTTTTACTTCCCTGCTCCGATGTTCATAAGGAGGGATTGTATGAAATGATGAAAGATGCAGGCTTTGAATTTGATAAAGCAATTATTTATCGTACGGTTAGCAATGACCTGTCGGAGTTGAAGAAAAACTTTCATTACGACCTGATAGTATTTTTCAGCCCGTTGGGAGTGAAATCTTTATTTGACAATTTCCCCAAGTTCAAACAGGGCACAACCCGCATTGCGGCTTTCGGTAAATCCACAGCCAAGGCAGTGATGGATATGGGCTTGCGCCTTGATCTTGAAGCTCCTACTCCGGAATATCCTTCCATGGTTAGCGCGCTGGACTACTATTTGTCAGTTACCAACAAAAAGGCCTGA
- a CDS encoding coenzyme A pyrophosphatase — MIRQFAEKLGDSLKHLPGHTVQERMAPPHRLPSKEWEKYYERARLGGVLILFYPDQETIRTVMIQRPEYVGVHSGQVAFPGGQMERSDRDLIDTALREAHEEVGVDLSSIHVLGSLTRLYIPPSNFLITPVVAYSANHPMFKPDKNEVAALIEPSVEELLDEKAAGIKPIRVMQEFSIQAPCYTICNRTVWGATAMIIAELNEILKRVLPR, encoded by the coding sequence ATGATCAGGCAATTTGCAGAAAAGCTGGGGGATAGTCTAAAACATCTGCCCGGTCATACGGTGCAGGAGCGGATGGCTCCACCGCACAGGCTGCCCAGCAAGGAGTGGGAAAAATATTACGAAAGGGCACGTTTGGGCGGAGTGCTCATTTTGTTTTATCCCGACCAGGAGACCATCCGTACGGTGATGATTCAGCGGCCTGAATATGTCGGAGTGCACAGCGGACAGGTAGCTTTCCCGGGTGGACAAATGGAGCGCAGCGACAGGGACCTCATTGACACTGCCCTTCGCGAGGCGCATGAGGAAGTAGGTGTGGACCTTTCTTCCATTCATGTGTTGGGTTCGCTTACGCGTCTGTATATTCCACCCAGTAACTTTCTGATCACTCCGGTTGTTGCATACAGCGCAAACCATCCTATGTTTAAACCCGATAAAAATGAAGTGGCCGCATTGATTGAACCCAGCGTAGAGGAACTATTGGATGAGAAGGCAGCCGGGATAAAACCAATTCGGGTGATGCAGGAGTTCAGCATACAGGCGCCTTGCTATACCATCTGCAACCGAACGGTGTGGGGTGCTACTGCCATGATTATTGCAGAGCTGAATGAAATACTGAAAAGGGTGTTGCCGCGATAA
- a CDS encoding oxidoreductase, which translates to MKSPVKFAVVGFGLIGQRHATIISKHPQSELSAIVEIDPQKRTEARKQFRVPVFETLEAMRNAVLPVDVVSICTPNHLHAPLALRALDYRYHVIIEKPMALNRADCEKIIFKSLQVSRNVFVVKQNRYSPPSKWLKEIHDTGILGNIYMVQVNCYWNRDERYYKKGGWKGQLHQDGGILFTQFSHFIDIMYWVFGDIKNIHARFENFNHRPSTEFEDSGMATFDFVNGGMGCINFTTACYDKNMESSITVVAENGCLKIGGQYMNEVEYCHIKNYTLPVLEPTNPPNDYGPYKGSAANHHHVIQNVIDTIHGTASIDTNALEGMKVVDIIERIYAQRDVNRLTDISPTKAHQPLSL; encoded by the coding sequence ATGAAAAGTCCGGTAAAGTTTGCCGTTGTGGGTTTCGGGCTCATAGGACAACGCCATGCCACTATCATCAGCAAACATCCACAATCTGAACTTAGTGCTATCGTAGAAATTGATCCGCAAAAACGTACAGAAGCCCGGAAGCAGTTTCGTGTACCGGTGTTTGAAACCCTGGAGGCTATGAGAAATGCTGTGCTGCCAGTGGATGTAGTAAGTATATGCACACCCAACCACTTGCACGCCCCTTTAGCCTTGCGGGCTCTGGATTACCGGTATCATGTTATCATTGAAAAACCTATGGCCCTGAACCGGGCTGATTGTGAAAAAATAATTTTCAAATCGCTGCAGGTTTCACGAAATGTCTTTGTAGTAAAGCAAAACCGCTACAGCCCTCCCTCTAAATGGCTAAAAGAAATACACGACACCGGAATACTGGGCAATATTTATATGGTGCAGGTAAACTGCTACTGGAACCGGGACGAGCGCTACTATAAAAAAGGAGGCTGGAAAGGCCAACTACACCAGGATGGCGGCATCCTCTTCACGCAGTTTAGCCACTTCATTGACATTATGTATTGGGTATTCGGGGATATTAAAAATATCCATGCCCGGTTTGAGAATTTCAATCACCGGCCGTCAACGGAATTTGAAGACAGCGGCATGGCAACCTTCGACTTTGTGAATGGGGGCATGGGTTGCATAAACTTTACCACCGCCTGCTATGATAAAAACATGGAGAGCAGTATTACGGTGGTAGCCGAAAACGGATGCCTGAAAATTGGCGGCCAGTACATGAACGAAGTAGAATACTGCCATATAAAAAACTATACGCTTCCGGTGCTGGAGCCTACCAATCCACCCAATGACTATGGCCCCTACAAAGGCAGCGCAGCCAACCATCATCACGTAATACAGAATGTGATTGACACCATCCATGGAACCGCCTCCATTGATACCAACGCCCTGGAAGGCATGAAAGTAGTGGATATCATTGAGCGTATCTACGCTCAGCGCGATGTGAATCGCCTCACGGATATTTCCCCGACAAAAGCACATCAGCCCCTATCGCTATGA
- a CDS encoding N-acetyltransferase, with product MNQHVFIHPSSYADEGCQIGEGTKVWHFCHIMPKARIGKNCSIGQNVFVANNVVIGNNVKIQNNVSLYEGVICEDDVFLGPSMVFTNVINPRSGVERKTEYRKTLIKRGASIGANATIICGVTLGEYCFIGAGAVVTRNVPAFALMTGVPAKITGWMSRHGHRLVFDHNNTAVCPATQEKYVLENNQVRLLG from the coding sequence ATGAATCAGCATGTTTTTATACATCCTTCCTCCTATGCAGATGAAGGATGCCAGATTGGCGAAGGCACAAAGGTGTGGCATTTCTGCCATATTATGCCCAAAGCCCGCATCGGTAAGAACTGCAGTATCGGCCAGAACGTATTTGTCGCCAACAATGTAGTGATCGGCAATAATGTGAAAATTCAGAACAATGTTTCTCTCTATGAAGGGGTAATCTGCGAAGATGATGTATTTCTTGGCCCGTCAATGGTCTTTACCAATGTCATCAATCCGCGCAGTGGGGTAGAACGCAAAACCGAATACCGGAAAACTCTGATCAAACGGGGGGCATCCATTGGCGCCAATGCCACAATCATATGTGGTGTAACCCTGGGAGAGTATTGCTTTATCGGTGCCGGAGCAGTGGTTACCCGGAACGTACCGGCCTTTGCGCTCATGACCGGAGTGCCGGCAAAAATCACCGGCTGGATGAGCCGACATGGTCACCGGCTTGTGTTTGACCACAACAATACGGCCGTGTGCCCTGCCACACAGGAAAAATACGTATTGGAAAACAACCAGGTTCGTCTGCTGGGTTGA
- the ogt2 gene encoding methylated-DNA--protein-cysteine methyltransferase — protein sequence MSHTSARASFYQRVYQVVRQIPRGRVSTYGAIARFLGTGKSARLVGWAMNSSGSVFPPVPAHRVVNRNGLLTGQHHFAYPGQMQELLENEGITVVNNHVKDFEKIFWDPAKELRWEQSDECV from the coding sequence ATGAGCCACACATCTGCAAGGGCAAGCTTCTATCAACGTGTGTATCAGGTAGTACGCCAAATACCCCGTGGACGGGTATCTACCTACGGAGCCATAGCGCGTTTTCTGGGCACGGGTAAATCTGCACGCCTGGTTGGCTGGGCCATGAATAGCTCCGGCAGCGTTTTTCCTCCCGTACCGGCTCATCGTGTTGTCAACCGTAACGGCTTGCTTACCGGACAGCACCATTTCGCCTATCCGGGACAAATGCAAGAGCTGCTGGAGAACGAAGGCATAACAGTAGTAAACAACCACGTTAAAGACTTTGAAAAAATATTCTGGGATCCGGCAAAAGAGCTCAGATGGGAGCAATCTGATGAATGTGTATGA